One part of the Mycobacterium marinum genome encodes these proteins:
- a CDS encoding acyl-CoA dehydrogenase family protein — protein MQLTFDPDVEAFRTEFATFLDEHLPPASETVERPRSVSHMPQWARRWQRLLFDNGWLLPGQPPEFGGRNATVVQQFVHLEELCRRRIYHSLNPQGVNIVAASILSFGTDEQKLRWAVPILRAQITASLGMSEPSAGSDLASLRTRALLDGDHFVVNGQKVWTSGAHDADLLLTFVRTDPDAPKHKGISALLIPTDTAGVVRRPFPSICSADDLDFNEVFFSDVRVPAANLVGALNGGWRVANGSLGHERTMMWLGFADRLDNLIADLHPVTELDHDRYATMVMDKQALRLLGSVALARASRGEDDTSAISVLKLLGSEAELRASEHALAAAGSDGLIHPALTGPYAPMNLDHYFASWFERYARSFSGTIAGGTSEIQRNIIAQRVLGLPRG, from the coding sequence GTGCAGCTGACTTTTGATCCCGACGTCGAGGCGTTCCGGACCGAGTTTGCCACCTTCCTCGACGAACACCTTCCGCCGGCGAGTGAAACGGTAGAGCGCCCCAGGTCGGTTTCGCATATGCCCCAGTGGGCACGTCGCTGGCAGCGACTGCTGTTCGACAACGGTTGGCTGCTGCCGGGGCAACCCCCAGAGTTCGGCGGGCGCAACGCGACGGTGGTTCAGCAGTTCGTACATCTCGAGGAACTGTGCCGCCGGCGGATCTATCACAGCCTCAACCCGCAGGGCGTGAATATCGTTGCCGCGTCGATACTGTCGTTTGGAACCGACGAGCAGAAGCTGCGGTGGGCGGTGCCGATACTGCGGGCGCAGATCACCGCTTCGCTAGGCATGAGCGAGCCCAGCGCCGGCTCCGACCTGGCGTCGCTGCGCACTCGCGCCCTGCTCGACGGCGATCACTTCGTGGTCAACGGCCAGAAGGTATGGACCTCGGGGGCCCATGACGCGGACCTCCTACTGACCTTCGTGCGCACCGACCCCGACGCGCCAAAGCACAAGGGGATCAGTGCATTACTGATACCCACCGATACCGCCGGTGTGGTGCGCCGGCCCTTCCCGTCCATCTGTTCCGCCGATGACTTGGACTTCAACGAGGTGTTTTTCAGCGATGTGCGGGTGCCCGCCGCGAATCTGGTTGGGGCGCTCAACGGGGGCTGGCGGGTGGCCAATGGATCGCTGGGGCACGAGCGCACCATGATGTGGCTGGGATTCGCCGACCGGTTGGACAATCTGATCGCAGACTTGCATCCGGTCACCGAACTCGACCATGACCGATACGCCACCATGGTGATGGACAAGCAGGCCCTGCGGCTCTTGGGTTCGGTGGCGCTGGCGCGCGCTTCCCGAGGTGAGGACGACACGTCCGCAATCTCGGTGCTCAAGCTGCTCGGTTCGGAAGCCGAACTGCGGGCCAGTGAACATGCTTTGGCGGCCGCCGGATCCGACGGGCTGATTCACCCCGCACTGACCGGGCCGTATGCGCCGATGAATTTGGATCACTACTTCGCCAGCTGGTTCGAGCGATACGCCCGCAGCTTTTCCGGCACCATTGCCGGGGGTACCTCGGAGATTCAGCGCAACATCATCGCCCAGCGGGTACTGGGGCTACCCCGCGGCTGA
- a CDS encoding nuclear transport factor 2 family protein, with translation MLDAATTLWEIEAIKQLKARYCRYLDTKRWDDWRTLFTDDFLSDTSRCGGKVIHGADEFVAYVRATLGRTSRPTVHQVHAPEITLSSPTTATGVWALQDVVRLGPGVNLDGRGHYHETYEKLDGAWLIKSSTLTRLREDVFNPVFSVPISPRLRDAAAALLHRLGR, from the coding sequence ATGCTGGACGCCGCAACGACACTGTGGGAGATCGAGGCGATCAAGCAGCTCAAGGCCCGATACTGCCGCTACCTGGACACCAAACGATGGGACGACTGGCGGACGCTGTTCACCGACGATTTCCTCAGCGACACCTCGCGCTGCGGCGGGAAGGTAATCCACGGCGCCGACGAGTTCGTGGCCTACGTTCGCGCCACCTTGGGAAGGACCTCGCGCCCCACCGTGCATCAGGTGCACGCGCCGGAAATCACGCTGAGCTCGCCGACGACGGCGACCGGTGTCTGGGCGCTGCAGGATGTGGTGCGGTTGGGCCCCGGGGTCAACCTCGACGGGCGTGGTCACTACCACGAAACCTACGAGAAGCTCGATGGCGCGTGGCTCATCAAGAGTTCCACCTTGACCAGGTTGCGTGAGGACGTCTTCAATCCCGTTTTCTCCGTGCCGATCTCACCTCGGCTCCGCGACGCGGCGGCGGCGCTGCTGCACCGACTGGGCCGGTAA
- a CDS encoding DUF4189 domain-containing protein: MPPIPPIPPIAPRYGAIAVADNGAVGKTWGHRKRAQAEIHALTACGHPSCNVLSVFTRCGAIAHDGQNFHGGLGRSHQAAGHDAKARLGGGWVLTSACN; encoded by the coding sequence ATGCCACCCATCCCGCCCATCCCTCCGATTGCCCCCCGGTACGGCGCGATCGCCGTTGCCGACAACGGCGCGGTGGGCAAAACGTGGGGCCACCGCAAGCGCGCACAGGCCGAGATTCACGCACTGACCGCCTGCGGACACCCGAGCTGCAACGTGCTCAGCGTCTTCACTCGGTGCGGCGCCATAGCCCATGACGGCCAGAATTTCCACGGCGGACTCGGCCGGTCCCACCAGGCGGCCGGACACGATGCCAAGGCCAGGCTTGGCGGCGGCTGGGTCTTGACCTCGGCGTGCAACTGA
- a CDS encoding acyl-CoA dehydrogenase family protein: MLLEFDADQRLWQATVRDVVTKQCPPSLVRSVAENGADSDPLWKVYVDLGWTELNDPASAVELAIVLEELGHATDPTPFLATMSQFAPLAAGCFDPHQSGTAVYSGITVRRDAQGWLLDGTARHVLEGDRADRLAVVTDAGVFIVAASQVSARRESVFDPVLHVADLSFREVRVPENARVGVDAERARHIALTGMAITMVGACQRILDLVLEHVRSRHQFGVPIGSFQAVQHKAADMHVAVQRARALAYFAALTISADDPRRRLAAAMAKASAGECQSLVFRHGLQLFGAMGFTWENDLQFALKRAKAGELMLGGAAQHRVQIAEEYRAADF, translated from the coding sequence ATGCTGTTGGAGTTCGATGCTGATCAGCGGCTCTGGCAGGCGACGGTGCGCGACGTGGTCACCAAGCAATGCCCGCCGTCGCTGGTCCGCAGCGTCGCCGAGAATGGTGCCGACTCCGATCCGCTGTGGAAGGTGTACGTAGACCTCGGCTGGACCGAGTTGAACGATCCGGCCAGCGCGGTGGAGTTGGCGATTGTGCTCGAGGAGTTGGGCCACGCGACCGATCCCACTCCCTTCTTGGCGACGATGAGTCAGTTCGCGCCGCTGGCCGCCGGTTGCTTCGACCCTCATCAATCGGGCACCGCCGTGTACAGCGGGATAACGGTGCGCCGGGACGCGCAGGGGTGGCTGTTGGACGGGACGGCACGCCATGTCCTGGAAGGGGACCGCGCAGACCGGTTGGCGGTGGTGACCGACGCTGGGGTGTTCATCGTGGCGGCCAGCCAGGTTTCGGCTCGACGTGAATCCGTCTTCGACCCGGTGCTACACGTCGCGGACCTGTCCTTTCGCGAGGTCAGGGTGCCGGAGAACGCCCGAGTGGGCGTCGACGCCGAGCGGGCTCGCCACATCGCCCTGACTGGCATGGCCATCACGATGGTCGGCGCCTGCCAGCGCATTCTCGATCTGGTGCTCGAACATGTGCGCAGCCGTCACCAATTCGGTGTGCCGATCGGCTCCTTCCAGGCCGTCCAGCACAAGGCGGCGGACATGCATGTCGCGGTGCAGCGGGCCCGGGCCCTGGCGTATTTTGCCGCGCTGACCATCTCCGCCGATGATCCGCGCCGGCGCCTGGCCGCGGCGATGGCCAAGGCATCGGCGGGCGAGTGCCAGTCACTGGTGTTCCGCCATGGGTTACAGCTTTTTGGCGCAATGGGATTCACCTGGGAGAACGACCTACAGTTTGCGCTCAAACGGGCAAAAGCGGGCGAACTCATGCTAGGTGGTGCGGCGCAGCATCGAGTCCAGATCGCTGAGGAATACCGTGCAGCTGACTTTTGA
- a CDS encoding cytochrome P450, translated as MSVDDVVSDSDHQKNRYRFDRHSPEYRSQFKAITEEMHTTCPMAWSDTYGGHWVAAGSHEVFELARCPAVSNDHDVNNQRRGYKGISIPTASRINGVRGGILEMDDPEHRIYRTVLNPYLSPAAVKRWEPFIDEVTRACLDERIEQGSIDFVDDLANIVPAVLTLAILGIPLEKWNLYSEPVHAAVYTPEHSPDIQRVTEMHRQMGLDMVTNMIEIRDTPRPGLVNALVQMRIDGQPAPDLEILGNLGLVIGGGFDTTTALTAHALEWLSEHPDERERLWRNRDTVIDSATEEFLRYFTPAPGDGRTFSDDVEFDGIHFKEGERLWISWAMANRDPQVFPDPDELVLDRKGNRHFSFGIGVHRCIGSNVARTVFKSMLSAVADRMPDYRCDPDGAVHYETIGVIQGMRKLPATFTPGRKVGAGLDETLAKLQRICDEQELARPVTERKQAAVID; from the coding sequence TTGAGTGTCGACGATGTAGTGAGCGACAGCGATCACCAGAAGAACCGGTACCGATTCGACCGGCACTCTCCCGAGTACCGATCGCAGTTCAAGGCAATTACCGAGGAGATGCACACCACCTGCCCCATGGCGTGGAGCGATACCTATGGCGGCCACTGGGTAGCCGCTGGCAGCCATGAGGTATTCGAGCTGGCCCGCTGCCCGGCGGTGTCCAACGATCACGACGTCAACAACCAACGCCGCGGCTACAAGGGAATCTCGATCCCGACGGCGAGCCGCATCAACGGCGTGCGGGGCGGCATCTTGGAGATGGACGACCCCGAGCATCGCATTTATCGCACCGTGCTGAACCCATATCTATCGCCGGCCGCGGTCAAACGCTGGGAGCCGTTCATCGACGAAGTGACGCGCGCCTGCCTGGACGAGAGGATCGAACAGGGCAGCATCGACTTCGTCGACGATCTGGCCAACATCGTTCCGGCCGTGCTGACCCTGGCCATCTTGGGCATCCCGCTCGAGAAGTGGAACCTCTACAGTGAGCCAGTCCATGCGGCGGTGTACACGCCGGAACATTCCCCAGACATTCAGCGGGTGACCGAGATGCACCGGCAGATGGGGCTCGACATGGTGACCAACATGATCGAGATTCGCGATACCCCCCGGCCCGGTCTGGTGAATGCCCTGGTCCAGATGCGTATTGACGGCCAACCCGCACCCGATTTGGAGATTCTCGGCAATCTCGGCCTGGTCATCGGCGGCGGATTCGACACCACCACCGCGCTGACCGCCCATGCGCTGGAATGGCTTTCCGAGCATCCCGACGAGCGCGAGCGACTGTGGCGCAACCGCGATACCGTAATCGATTCCGCCACCGAGGAGTTCCTCCGCTACTTCACCCCCGCCCCCGGCGATGGCAGAACCTTTTCCGATGACGTCGAATTTGACGGCATCCATTTCAAAGAGGGTGAACGGCTGTGGATTTCGTGGGCGATGGCCAACCGCGACCCGCAGGTCTTCCCAGACCCGGACGAGCTCGTCCTGGACCGTAAGGGAAACCGGCACTTCAGTTTCGGCATCGGCGTACACCGCTGCATCGGATCCAACGTGGCGCGCACGGTGTTCAAGTCGATGCTGAGCGCCGTCGCCGACCGGATGCCCGACTACCGGTGTGACCCCGACGGGGCGGTCCACTACGAGACCATCGGCGTCATCCAGGGCATGCGCAAGCTGCCCGCAACGTTCACCCCGGGCCGCAAGGTCGGCGCGGGCCTGGACGAGACTCTAGCGAAGCTGCAACGCATCTGCGACGAACAGGAACTCGCGCGGCCCGTCACCGAGCGCAAACAAGCCGCGGTCATCGACTGA
- a CDS encoding phospholipase C: MTWADAVDKMSRREFLAKLAAATSTGALMSLAGPVIEKAYGAGPCSGHLTDIEHIVLLMQENRSFDHYFGTLSGVEGFDTPTPLFAQKGWNPRTQAPDPASTTLPFRLDTTRPPLLNGACVNDPDHGWATLHDSWNGGANDNWLPAQARTRSAANIPATLGYHTRDDLPIHFLLADTFTVCDHYFCSVIGPTFPNRLYWVSAWLDPDGANGGPLVETIPTPPIGKFSWPIMPQHLSDAGVSWKMYYDKRLGPAVNSYVGYGEIVRWFTQAQDPRSDLVRFGATPRYPRDFATDVKANRLPQVSWLIPNFLESEHPAMPNAGGAIAFMDVLRILLSNPAVWEKTALIVSYDENGGFFDHVVPPTPPDGTPGEYLTVPDIDKVRGSGGIRGPIGLGYRVPGLVISPFSRGGLVAHDVFDHTSQLRLIETRFGVPVPNLTAWRRNVTGDMTSAFNFGVPPNPSRPNLNQSKRVLPQLAQCGLGVEAVAGIFELNPPYRVPYPQAMPAQETTPVRGVPSGLC; this comes from the coding sequence ATGACATGGGCTGACGCGGTCGACAAGATGTCGCGGCGTGAGTTTTTGGCTAAGTTGGCCGCCGCCACCAGTACCGGAGCACTCATGTCATTGGCCGGACCAGTGATCGAAAAAGCTTACGGCGCGGGGCCGTGCTCCGGACATTTGACCGACATCGAGCACATCGTGCTGTTAATGCAGGAGAATCGGTCGTTCGATCACTACTTCGGCACGCTGTCGGGCGTCGAGGGCTTCGACACCCCGACGCCATTGTTTGCGCAAAAGGGCTGGAACCCACGGACGCAGGCGCCGGACCCGGCTAGCACCACCCTGCCGTTCCGCCTCGACACCACCAGACCCCCGTTGCTCAATGGCGCGTGTGTCAATGACCCCGACCATGGTTGGGCCACCTTGCACGATTCGTGGAACGGCGGAGCCAACGACAACTGGCTACCGGCGCAGGCACGGACCCGTTCGGCGGCCAACATCCCTGCGACGCTGGGCTATCACACCCGCGATGATCTCCCGATTCATTTTCTGCTGGCCGACACATTCACGGTCTGCGACCACTACTTTTGCTCGGTGATCGGGCCCACGTTTCCCAACCGGCTGTACTGGGTGAGCGCCTGGCTCGATCCCGACGGCGCCAACGGCGGGCCACTGGTTGAGACCATCCCGACCCCGCCGATCGGCAAGTTCAGCTGGCCCATCATGCCGCAGCATCTCAGCGATGCGGGAGTCAGCTGGAAAATGTACTACGACAAGCGATTAGGGCCCGCGGTGAACAGCTACGTGGGTTACGGCGAGATTGTGCGATGGTTCACCCAAGCCCAAGACCCAAGGTCGGATCTGGTTCGCTTCGGGGCCACGCCCCGCTACCCCCGGGACTTCGCCACCGACGTCAAAGCCAATCGCCTGCCCCAGGTTTCCTGGTTGATTCCGAATTTTTTGGAGTCTGAACACCCCGCGATGCCGAACGCGGGCGGGGCCATCGCGTTCATGGACGTGCTGCGGATTCTGCTGTCGAATCCGGCGGTGTGGGAAAAGACAGCGCTGATCGTCAGCTACGACGAAAACGGCGGGTTCTTCGACCATGTGGTGCCGCCCACCCCACCGGACGGGACGCCGGGCGAATATCTGACCGTCCCTGACATCGACAAGGTCCGCGGGTCCGGCGGTATACGCGGCCCGATTGGTTTGGGCTATCGCGTTCCCGGCCTGGTTATCTCCCCATTCAGCCGCGGCGGGCTGGTGGCCCACGACGTGTTCGACCACACGTCGCAGCTGCGATTGATCGAGACACGCTTCGGCGTTCCGGTACCCAACCTCACCGCGTGGCGCAGAAACGTCACCGGGGACATGACGTCGGCCTTCAACTTCGGTGTGCCGCCGAACCCGTCGCGACCCAACCTGAACCAGTCCAAACGCGTCCTGCCTCAGCTGGCGCAATGCGGGCTCGGGGTCGAAGCGGTGGCGGGAATATTTGAGCTGAATCCGCCCTACCGGGTTCCCTACCCGCAAGCGATGCCCGCCCAGGAGACCACGCCCGTCAGGGGGGTTCCCAGCGGCCTGTGCTGA
- a CDS encoding nitroreductase family protein: MSTARTVRRFTDQPVDDATLTRCLEAATWAPSGANAQGWRFVVLRSPEQRAVVAAAAARALAVIEPVYGMHRPAADDDSRRARTYRATYELHDRAGEFTSVLFAQQHYPTASELLLGGSIFPAMQNFLLAARAQGLGACMTSWASYGGERLLREAVGVPEDWLLAGHIVIGWPQGKHGPLRRRPLSDVVNLDRWDRPAFPGLGS, translated from the coding sequence ATGTCGACCGCCCGGACGGTCCGCCGCTTCACCGACCAGCCGGTCGACGACGCCACCCTTACCCGGTGTCTGGAGGCGGCCACGTGGGCGCCGTCCGGGGCCAATGCTCAAGGCTGGCGCTTCGTGGTACTGCGATCGCCCGAACAACGGGCGGTGGTGGCCGCGGCGGCGGCGCGCGCACTGGCGGTGATCGAGCCGGTCTACGGAATGCACAGGCCGGCGGCCGACGATGACAGCCGGCGTGCTCGCACCTACCGGGCCACCTACGAGTTACACGATCGGGCAGGCGAATTCACGTCAGTCTTGTTCGCCCAGCAGCATTACCCGACGGCGTCCGAACTTCTGCTCGGCGGATCGATCTTTCCCGCCATGCAGAACTTCCTGCTGGCCGCCCGGGCTCAGGGCTTGGGCGCCTGTATGACCAGCTGGGCTTCCTACGGCGGGGAACGGTTGCTGCGCGAGGCCGTCGGCGTACCCGAGGATTGGCTGTTGGCCGGTCATATCGTCATCGGTTGGCCCCAGGGCAAACACGGGCCGCTGCGTCGGCGGCCGCTTTCCGACGTTGTCAATCTGGATCGCTGGGACCGGCCGGCCTTTCCGGGTCTTGGGAGTTAA